In Chrysoperla carnea chromosome 2, inChrCarn1.1, whole genome shotgun sequence, the following proteins share a genomic window:
- the LOC123291885 gene encoding RNA polymerase-associated protein RTF1 homolog — protein sequence MVKRKNQALIDSDSDSESSDLDSELLTLAKKKKKRKKTPPQSKSSDSSSDGSSDEDEAPEKSKSESPKPAATPAKSNQGGASSEPEEGEVSSGGSSSNSDEEFNDGYDDQLMGDEEDRAHLASLTEKEREQEIFKRIEQRELMKTRFEIEKKLRLAKKAERAKEKWKGESHKERSKERKKTVEENRGKVDKRVNAMAELKARRERKEEQEVQRREEQRKRDEQAALTPTKQTAKLKASDIYSDDDDSSDDDNDNKPSPPPRAPSIRSRSSSSSSDSDAPASTPHEPEVIKTRIELNSIRLSRHKMEKFVHLPFFDRVVTGCFVRIGIGNNSNGRPVYRVAEVVGVYETAKVYQLGSTRTNKGLKLKHGGQEKVFRLEFVSNQEFSESEFQKWIEACAASGVELPEKNRITVKQKDIREALTYEFNEADIEKIIQEKGRFKQNPYNYAMKKTQLMKERDSALARGDDEVARDLTRKIAQLEERASELDKMRTSTISSISYINDRNRKKNVETAEKAILEELRANKGKKIDDPFTRRSTKPRMNFKAAPEDVPPAKPPQEVDDNTIDVTDKPKEVSTSDSVAPSGGEAKASTDDLFSAHDFDIKIDLEVPLPSAPVSVTVTAKTAANRDSGPRRSLNLQDYKKKRGLI from the exons ATGGTTAAACGTAAAAATCAAGCACTCATCGATTCTGATTCGGATTCAGAATCAAGTGATTTAGATTCG GAATTGTTAACGTTGGCTAAAAAGAAGAAGAAGAGAAAGAAAACTCCTCCACAATCAAAATCTTCAGATTCTAGTAGTGATGGTTCATCAGATGAAGATGAAGCTCCAGAGAAATCGAAATCCGAATCACCAAAACCTGCCGCTACTCCTGCAAAATCGAATCAAGGag gaGCGTCTTCCGAACCAGAAGAAGGCGAAGTATCTTCTGGTGGTTCTTCCAGTAATAGTGATGAAGAATTCAACGATGGGTATGATGATCAACTTATGGGTGATGAAGAGGATCGTGCACATTTGGCGAGTCTTACAGAAAAAGAAAGAGAACAAGAGATATTTAAACGTATCGAACAAAGAGAGTTAATGAAAACAAG atttgaaattgagaaaaaattacGACTTGCAAAAAAAGCAGAAAGAGCAAAAGAAAAATGGAAAGGTGAAAGTCATAAAGAACGCTCTAAAGAACGAAAGAAAACGGTTGAAGAAAATCGTGGCAAAGTGGATAAACGTGTAAATGCAATGGCCGAGCTAAAAGCTCGGCGTGAACGTAAAGAAGAGCAAGAAGTTCAACGTCGAGAAGAACAACGGAAGCGAGACGAACAAGCGGCATTAACACCGACAAAACAAACGGCAAAACTTAAAGCTTCAGATATTTATTCGGACGACGATGATAGTTCGGATGATGATAACGATAACAAACCATCTCCACCACCTAGAGCTCCATcg ataaGATCTAGGAGTAGTTCCTCGTCAAGTGATTCAGATGCACCTGCTTCAACGCCTCACGAACCCGAAGTAATAAAAACTCgaattgaattaaattcaaTACGACTTTCAAGacataaaatggaaaaattcgtACATCTACCATTTTTCGATCGCGTCGTTACTGGCTGTTTTGTTCGAATTGGAATTGGCAACAATTCAAATGGACGACCCGTCTATCGAGTTGCGGAAGTTGTAGGAGTTTACGAAACTGCaaag gtATATCAACTTGGATCTACCCGAACAAATAAAGGTCTTAAATTAAAGCATGGTGGGCAAGAGAAAGTATTCCGATTAGAATTTGTATCGAATCAAGAATTTTCTGAATCTGAGTTTCAAAAGTGGATTGAAGCATGCGCAGCG tcCGGCGTTGAGTTAccagaaaaaaatcgaattacTGTTAAGCAAAAAGATATTCGAGAAGCGTTAACATATGAATTTAACGAAGCAGACATCGagaaaataattcaagaaaaaggGCGTTTTAAACAGAATCCATATAATTATGCGATGAAGAAAACGCAATTGATGAAAGAACGTGATTCAGCATTAGCGCGTGGCGATGATGAAGTCGCACGTGATTTAACTCGTAAAATTGCTCAACTTGAGGAACGAGCTAGTGAATTAGATAAAATGCGAACGTCAACAATTTCAAGTATATCGTATATAAATGATAGAAATCGTAAGAAAAATGTTGAAACTGCTGAAAAAGCTATTTTAGAAGAG TTACGAGCgaataaaggtaaaaaaattgatgatccATTTACACGACGTTCAACAAAACCAAGAATGAATTTCAAAGCAGCACCTGAAGATGTACCACCTGCAAAACCTCCACAAGAAGTCGATGATAATACGATTGATGTAACAGATAAACCGAAAGAAGTATCGACATCGGATTCTGTCGCACCAAGTGGTGGGGAAGCAAAAGCATCTACGGATGATTTATTCTCAGCACatgattttgatattaaaattgatttagaagTTCCATTACCAA GTGCACCAGTAAGTGTTACAGTAACTGCAAAAACAGCAGCAAATCGTGATTCAGGGCCTCGTCGAAGTTTGAACTTACAAGATTATAAGAAAAAACGTGGACTTATTTAG